The Pseudoxanthomonas sp. CF385 region GCTGCCCGCTGGGCCTGATCGGCATCGTCGCCATCGTGTTCTCGTCGCAGGTCAACGGCAAGCTCAACCAGGGCGATCTGGAAGGCGCCCGTCGCGCATCCGCCAATGCCAAGACCTGGTGCTGGGTCGCCACGGCGTTCGCCATCATCGGCCTGCTGCTGAACATCGTCATGTTCGCCACCGGCGGCATGGAGCAATACGTGGAGATGATGCAGCAGATGCAGCAGGTGCAGTGACCGCGCTGCGCCTCCCGCACTGGATCGGTATCGCCGCGGCGGCCCTGGTGGCCGCCGTTGGCGTCTTGCTGCTGCTGAAATTCGATCCCAACGCGGCGAACAGCCCGTTCCCGGGCTGCATCTTCCGCGCGGTGACCGGCTACTACTGCGTGGGATGCGGCCTGACCCGCGCGCTGCACGCGCTGGTCCACGGCGACCTGCTCCGCGCATTCGCCATGAACCCCCTGGGCGTGCTGCTGATTCCCATCATCCCCATGCTGATCGCGCACGGCCAGGGCTGGCGACCGCGCAGGCTCGAACCGGTCATGCGCGTGCTGACGGCACCGAAGTTCTGGCTGGTGCTGCTGCCGGCCTACTGGATCGCACGCAACCTGCCATGGGTGCCGTTCACCTGGCTCGCACCGGGCTGATCCGCGTCAGCTGACCCAGCCGCCGATCACGAACACGGCGAGCACCGCCAGCCACAACAACAGGATGCGCCACACCAGGCTCATCGCATCGCGCAGCTCGGGCAGTTCGCGCATCGCCTGCACCATGCCTTCCTCGGCGTATTCCTCGGCTTCTTCGGCCAGTTCGCAGCGCACGCTGGCGCGCGCCGCGCTGCCAAGGAATCCCGCGTCCAGGCCGAACCGCGCGCCACCGGCCTCGCGCCAGGTGGAGAACACCGTGTCGAAGTTGCCGACCAGGGCCATCGCGAGCGTCATCAGCTGCGCGACCGGCCATTCCAGCGCGGCCTTCATCTTGCGCGCGCCTTCGCGGTTCGCAGGCGGCAGGTCGGCCCACGCGTCCTGGGCGGCGAGGACTGTCAATCGGTACAGCATGGCGCCGACCGGACCGAGCAGCAGGAACCAGAACAACACGCCGAACCAGCGCTCCAGCGCATTGCGGAACACGGCTTCCACCAGCGCGGGGCCATCCAGCGCGGCCGCCTCGCCGGTGAGGCCCAACCGCGCGATGGCCACGCGCCGGGTCGGCGGATCGTGCGCATCGATGACGGCCTCGACGTCGACGTCCAGATCGCGCGGTCCCCACGCGTACACGAGCACCGCGATGTCGAACAACAGGCCGACGATGCCGTAGACCGGACCATCCAGAAGCCACTGCAGGATGGCCACCACGAGCAGCACCGGGACGATCGCGAGCGCGATGCCGTAGCGCTCCTGCCACGCGGCCCCCGAGACCGTGTTGCGGGTGAGCCATTCCAGCCATGCGCGGTACCAGGCGTACTGGCGCAGCGATATCACCAACGTGGGCGCGACATGCCCCAGCACGAGCGCAATCACGACGGCGACGAGAGTGATCGACATGATGCGTCCTCCGGGCCGCGATTCTAGCGCGGCCGGGCGTTAATGGCCGGTCGGCGCCGGAGGACCCTGTTCCGCACGACGCTCGCGCATGGCGGCATGCCAATGTTCGATGAGCGCGCGCGCGATGGAGATCGAGGGCGACAGCAGCAAAGGGGCATCGGCATCGTCCCCACCCCGCAACGCCTTGTCCACCTCGTCGTAGGTGAACCAGCGCGCATCTTCGAGTTCGCCGTCCACCCGCGGCGGATCGGGCTCGCCTTCCGCACTGAACCCGAGCATCAGCGATCCCGGGAAAGGCCAGGGCTGCGCGCCCAGGTAAAGACAACTCCGCACGCGTACGCGTGTTTCCTCGAACGCTTCACGGGCGACCGTCTGTTCCAGGGTTTCGCCCGGCTCGACGAAGCCGGCGATGACCGAATACCGCCGTGGCGGCCAGGACGCCTGCCGGCCCAGCAGCAAGCGCTCGCCATCGCTGATCGCGACGATCACCGCGGGATCCACGCGCGGGTAGTGATCCTTGCCGCATTGCGTGCAATGGGCGATGTAGCCCGCGCGACGGAAAGTGATGGCGCCTCCGCAGGCGCTGCAGAACTGCGTGGACGCCTGCCAATGCAACAACGCGCGCGCCATCGCGAAGACCCCGGACTCGAACGGCGACCACGTCGCCGCGGCGCGCCGCAGGTCGGCATGGGCGGGCGCCTGCACGGGATGGTGCCGGGCGTGCGCGGCGAACCACGCGACACCGTCCTTCAAACCGAGGAAAAGACTTGCACCCGGTCCGCCGCCCAATGACGCCCCCCGCGGCGCGAGCAGCGCGCCATGCGCCTCTGCCAGCGCGCGCCCATCGTCTTCCAGCAGGATGACGCGCGCGTCCGGCCACAGGCGGGCCAATGCATCGGCATCGTCACGCAATGCATCGGCGCGATCCAGCGTATCGCTGGCGAAGGCGAAACCGGTGAGGGGCGCGGCGGGAGGTTGAAGACCTGTCACGGAACGCGGCAGGCCGGCGGTCACATGCTGAAACTGCTGCCGCAGCCGCAGGTGGTCTTGGCGTTGGGGTTGCGGATGACGAACTGCGCGCCCTGCAGGCTCTCGCTGTAGTCGACTTCCGCGCCCATCAGGTACTGCAGGCTCAGCGGATCGACCAACAGTGCGACCCCATCGGTGTCCACGGCCACGTCGTCCTCGGCGCGGTTCTCGTCGAACTCGAAACCGTACTGGAACCCGGAGCAACCGCCGCCCTGGATATAGACGCGCAGCGCCAACGCCTCGTTGCCCTCGTCCTGGATCAGTTCGCGCACTTTCGCCGCCGCTGCGGGCGTGAAGTTGAGCGGCCGGTCGATGGACTGATAGTCCGGTGCGGCGGTCGCGACAGGCAGGGAAACGACGGTGGTCATGACGGAAGGATGGGGGCTGGCGGAAGGCAGTTCAAGTTCAGCGCGCAGCGGCGCCTTCGCCGGCACCGTCCTTCGCCGCCGCCTGCGCCCACGGGAACGACTGTTCCACGGCCGTGCCGCCCTGCGGCACCACCCGCGCGATCACCCGCACCGGCTTGAAGCCCTGGGGCAGCAGCAGGTCGCCCTCCACCTGCTGGAAATACTTGAACGAGTACGCCAAGCCGGGCGCGTTGGCTTGCTGGCGCAGATCCGACCAGGCCAGACGACGCAGCTTGCCGCCTTCGGTGCCTTCCACCGACACCAGCAGGCGGCCGGTATTCACGGCGCCGCGATTGACGTTCTGGGTCAGGGTGGCGGTGAAATGCCAGGCCTGCGCGTCCTGGGGGATCAGGGTGAGTTCGTGCACCGCCAGGCCACGGCGCTGGGCGGTCGCGCCGACGAAACGCTCGTAGAACGCCACGTCGGCCCGCAGGCCCGAGATTTCCTCGTCGCGCTCGGCGAGCGTGGTCTGCAGGTCGCGGTTGGCGTCGCGGCTGATCTGGTCCGAGCGGGCGAGCGTCGCGGCCCGCTGCTCCAGCGTTTCGATGCGTTGCTGCTGGGCCCGCAGCTGCCCGGGGGTAGGCGTATCGCCCGCATGGCGTGCGAACACCTGCCAGGCGCCCCAGACGCCCAACCCCAGCGCGAGCGCCAGGACGGCGCCCAGCACCGGCCAGCCCACCGCGCGGGGCGGGGGGACAGTCGGCGGGGAAGGCCTGGTGCTCATGGCTGCAGGATAGCGCGGCGTCTCACATCAGGCTCTGAATGACAGGCTCAGGCGTCGGCGGCCCAGGCTTCGGGCAGGGCGGCGCCCTCCCCCGGCTGGCCGGCCGCGACCACGTCGGCATGCACGAGGTGGCCGGTCAGCTGCGCGCCGGCGCTCATCTCGACCACCTTGTAATGCAGGTTGCCGTGGACGCGGGCCTTGGTGGCCAGCTCGATGCGCTCGTGGGCATGCACGTCGCCCACCATGCGCCCGTTGATCACCACCACCGGCGCCTGCACCTCGCCCTCGATGCTGCCCTGCTCTGCCAGCGTCAGTACGGCGCGCTCGCCGGGTTCGGCGATCACCTTGCCCTGGATGCGCCCCTCGACATACAGCCCGCCACTGAACAGCACGTCGCCACGGATGGTGACCTGCGGTCCGATCAGGGTGTCGATGGCGCCCACGTCCGGGCGGATGGGCTTGGTCTTGAACATCTCACTTGCCTCCTGCGGCGGTAGCGGTCTTCCAGTCGAAGGCCTGTTCCACCGCCGTATCATCGCCGTGCAGCGTCACCTTGACGCGCTGCGGCGTGAACCCGGTCGGCAGCATCACGTTGCCATCCAACTGCTGGAAATATCGGAACGAGTACGCCTGTCCCGGCGCGCCGCGCTGCTGGTGCAGTTCGTCCCAGGCCACCGCGGCGAGCTTGCCGTTGCGCACGCCTTCCACGGTGAAGCGCATCTGGCCCTGGCTGATCGCGCCGCGGTTGAGGGTCTGGGTCAGCATGATCTGGTAGCGCCACGCGCCGCCCGACGCCGGCGCGAATTCCGCCACATGCACGCCCAGGCCCTTGCGCTGGCTGGTGGCGCCGACGAGGCGCTCGTAGAAGGCGACATCGGCACGCAATGCGGCGATTTCCTCGTCGCGTTCGGCCAGCGCGTCCTGGACTTCGGCATTGGCGGCCCGGCTGATCTGGTCGGAGCGCGCGAGGGTCGATTCGCGCTGCTGCAGCGAGCGCAGTTCGCCGCGGACCGCCGCGATGTTGCGCTCGGCGCGCGCGCGCGCCGCGTCGGCCTGCGCCAGTCGCGGCGCCGCCGTGTGGCTGGCGATGAACCAGGCGGCGGCCACGCTGCCCACCCATGCCAGCACGAAGAGGAACGACGTACCGCGGCGACGCACGGCCGCATCGCGCGGCACGATGCGGAAACGGGACGGAAGACGCTCGGACATGACGGACAGACGGCGTCCGGCACTCAGCCGGCAGCCAGACGGGACCCCTATACTCGCCGCAGTGGCGCGAGTCCTCGAGTTTACCGGGAGTGGCTGACATGTCCGAAGCGCATCTTTTCGTAATTGGGATCCTGTTGGCATGGATGGCGGGCATCCGTGTCTATCTGACCGTGTTCGGTCTGGGACTGGCCGGTGCGCTCGGTTGGCTGGACCTGCCGCCGGCCCTGCAGGTGACCGAATCCTGGTGGGTGCTCGGCACCTCCGGCGCGCTCGCGCTGACCGAGTTCTTCGCCGACAAGATCCCCGGCGTCGATTCGGGCTGGGACCTGCTGCAGACGCTCGCGCGCGTGCCGGCCGGCGCCTTCCTGGCTGCCGCCACCCTGTCCCCGGATGGCCAGCTCAGCGGGGGCGCGCTGGCGGCCGGCGCCGGCGTGGCCCTGACCAGCCACCTGCTGAAAAGCGGCTCTCGCGCGCTGATGAACACGTCCCCGGAGCCGGTCAGCAACTGGACCGCCTCCGTCGCCGAAGACGCCGTGGTGGTCGGCGGCCTCTCACTGGCCTTTGCCCACCCCTGGATTGCGTTGTTCCTGGTAGTCGGAGTGTCGCTGCTGGTGGCCATCGCCGTGTGGTGGGTCTGGCGCACGTTGTCGCGCGGACTCAAGCGTCTTTTCCCGCCGCTGCCCGCATCGACGGCGTCACCCCCGACCTCTGGCCCGTGACAGGCGCCAGCGCATCGGGGATCATGGGTCTGCCTCACCTGTGAACTTCATCGCATAATGGGGCTCAGCTTGGGGAAGCCTGATGTCCGCCATCGATTCCACGTCCCGCATGCAGGATGAGCCCCCGCGCTCGCGCCTGCGTGCCGAAACCCCACCGGCGCAGTACTGGCGCCGCTGGGCGGGCGATGCCGCCCCCGAAGACGCGGACCTGCCCGGAGCCGGAGAGCCCGTCGAAATGACCCCGCCGCCCCCTGCCGAACCCACCCCATCCCCCGTCCCGGTGCCCGCACCGGCGGCCAGCGATGCTTCCCACCCGGCGCCACCGGTGGATCCCGAGTCCCCGTACCGCGTGCTGATCGTCGAGGACGACCGCGGCCAGGCCCTGTTCGCCCAGAGCGTGCTGCACGGCGCCGGCATGCAGGCCGAAGTCCAGATGCAGTCCGATGGCGTCCTGGACGCGATGCGGCGCTTCCATCCGGACCTCGTCCTGATGGACCTGCACATGCCGGGCAAGGACGGCATGTCGCTGACGATGCTGATCCGCCAGCAGCCCGAATACCTGCACCTGCCGATCGTCTTCCTCACCGGCGACCCGGATCCGGAGCGCCAGTTCGAAGTGCTGGAAAGCGGCGCGGACGATTTCCTCAACAAGCCGATCCGGCCCCGCCACCTGATCGCCGCCGTCTCCAACCGCATCCTCCGCTCGCGGCAGCGCCAGCAGGCCTTGCCGCGCGCGACGCTGAACACCGAAACCGGGCTGCCCACGCGCACGTTCGTCCTGCAGCACCTGACCGACAGCCTGCAGCGCAATGCCGGCGGCGGCCTGTTCTTCGTCGAGGTCAGCAGCGCGCTGAGCCTGCGCGAGCGCTACGGCTATGCCGTGTTCGAGCATCTGATGAACCAGGCCGGCCGCCAGCTCGCGGCCGCCGCCTCGCCGCACCCCGTCGCACGCCTGAACGACAACAGTTTCCTGATGCTGGCCGACACCGTCGACGAAGGCACGCTGGCCGCCCTGGCGCAGCAGCTGCGCGACGGCCTGACGGCCCACGACTTCCAGGCGCGCGCCAATGAGCCCCTGAAGCTGCGCGGCTCGGTCGGTTACACCGCGCTCTCGCTCGGCTTCGCCGATGCCGGCAGCGCGCTGGAAGCGACCGAACGCGCGGTGCTGCAGGCGCGCCTGAAGCCGGAGAGCCTTGCCGCTTACGAACCCGCGCAGATCGACGAGGATGCGCCGAGCATCTCGCTCGAGGACGGCCAGTTCGAACTCGCCTACCAACCGATCGTCGCGGTCGCCGGCAGCGACCAGGCGCAGTACCAGGTGCTGTTGCGCATGCGCCAGGCCGACGGGTCGCTGATATCGGCCTCGCAGGTCATCCCGGCGGCGGAGTCCGCCGGTGGCATCGCCCAGATCGACCATTGGGTACTGGAGCACGCGCTGTACGTGCTGGCGGAACGTCAGGCCGAAGGCCCGTCGCTGCGCCTGTTCGTCTCTCAGTCGCCGCGCTCGCTGGCGCGCGAGTCGCACGCGCAGTGGCTGCTCGATGCGCTGCGTGCGCGCGGCATCGAGGGCACTTCGCTGGTCATCGACCTGAGACTGGCGGATGCGCTGATCCACACCGTCACGCTGCGCCAGTTCTGCCAGCAGCTGATGCCGGCAGGCGTGCAGTTCTGCCTGAGCCAGTTCGAACCCGGCACCGAGGCCGACGCGCTGCTGACGCAGTTGCCGCTCGGTTTCGTCCGCGTCTCCAGCAAGTACGCGAGTGCGCATGCCGACCCCGTGCTGCGCGACCAACTGCGCGGTGTCATCGACGCCGCGCATCGCCAGGGGCTGCAGGTCATCGGCCAGCAGATCGAGGACCCACAGGCCGCTGCGGCC contains the following coding sequences:
- a CDS encoding CD225/dispanin family protein, producing the protein MSAVPPMPPTTAPESVPNHLAWAIVSTVLATCLCCPLGLIGIVAIVFSSQVNGKLNQGDLEGARRASANAKTWCWVATAFAIIGLLLNIVMFATGGMEQYVEMMQQMQQVQ
- a CDS encoding DUF2752 domain-containing protein encodes the protein MRLPHWIGIAAAALVAAVGVLLLLKFDPNAANSPFPGCIFRAVTGYYCVGCGLTRALHALVHGDLLRAFAMNPLGVLLIPIIPMLIAHGQGWRPRRLEPVMRVLTAPKFWLVLLPAYWIARNLPWVPFTWLAPG
- a CDS encoding cobalamin biosynthesis protein translates to MSITLVAVVIALVLGHVAPTLVISLRQYAWYRAWLEWLTRNTVSGAAWQERYGIALAIVPVLLVVAILQWLLDGPVYGIVGLLFDIAVLVYAWGPRDLDVDVEAVIDAHDPPTRRVAIARLGLTGEAAALDGPALVEAVFRNALERWFGVLFWFLLLGPVGAMLYRLTVLAAQDAWADLPPANREGARKMKAALEWPVAQLMTLAMALVGNFDTVFSTWREAGGARFGLDAGFLGSAARASVRCELAEEAEEYAEEGMVQAMRELPELRDAMSLVWRILLLWLAVLAVFVIGGWVS
- the nudC gene encoding NAD(+) diphosphatase, with protein sequence MTGLQPPAAPLTGFAFASDTLDRADALRDDADALARLWPDARVILLEDDGRALAEAHGALLAPRGASLGGGPGASLFLGLKDGVAWFAAHARHHPVQAPAHADLRRAAATWSPFESGVFAMARALLHWQASTQFCSACGGAITFRRAGYIAHCTQCGKDHYPRVDPAVIVAISDGERLLLGRQASWPPRRYSVIAGFVEPGETLEQTVAREAFEETRVRVRSCLYLGAQPWPFPGSLMLGFSAEGEPDPPRVDGELEDARWFTYDEVDKALRGGDDADAPLLLSPSISIARALIEHWHAAMRERRAEQGPPAPTGH
- the erpA gene encoding iron-sulfur cluster insertion protein ErpA; this encodes MTTVVSLPVATAAPDYQSIDRPLNFTPAAAAKVRELIQDEGNEALALRVYIQGGGCSGFQYGFEFDENRAEDDVAVDTDGVALLVDPLSLQYLMGAEVDYSESLQGAQFVIRNPNAKTTCGCGSSFSM
- a CDS encoding DUF6776 family protein, coding for MLGAVLALALGLGVWGAWQVFARHAGDTPTPGQLRAQQQRIETLEQRAATLARSDQISRDANRDLQTTLAERDEEISGLRADVAFYERFVGATAQRRGLAVHELTLIPQDAQAWHFTATLTQNVNRGAVNTGRLLVSVEGTEGGKLRRLAWSDLRQQANAPGLAYSFKYFQQVEGDLLLPQGFKPVRVIARVVPQGGTAVEQSFPWAQAAAKDGAGEGAAAR
- a CDS encoding polymer-forming cytoskeletal protein, coding for MFKTKPIRPDVGAIDTLIGPQVTIRGDVLFSGGLYVEGRIQGKVIAEPGERAVLTLAEQGSIEGEVQAPVVVINGRMVGDVHAHERIELATKARVHGNLHYKVVEMSAGAQLTGHLVHADVVAAGQPGEGAALPEAWAADA
- a CDS encoding DUF6776 family protein, whose product is MSERLPSRFRIVPRDAAVRRRGTSFLFVLAWVGSVAAAWFIASHTAAPRLAQADAARARAERNIAAVRGELRSLQQRESTLARSDQISRAANAEVQDALAERDEEIAALRADVAFYERLVGATSQRKGLGVHVAEFAPASGGAWRYQIMLTQTLNRGAISQGQMRFTVEGVRNGKLAAVAWDELHQQRGAPGQAYSFRYFQQLDGNVMLPTGFTPQRVKVTLHGDDTAVEQAFDWKTATAAGGK
- a CDS encoding DUF4126 domain-containing protein, which produces MSEAHLFVIGILLAWMAGIRVYLTVFGLGLAGALGWLDLPPALQVTESWWVLGTSGALALTEFFADKIPGVDSGWDLLQTLARVPAGAFLAAATLSPDGQLSGGALAAGAGVALTSHLLKSGSRALMNTSPEPVSNWTASVAEDAVVVGGLSLAFAHPWIALFLVVGVSLLVAIAVWWVWRTLSRGLKRLFPPLPASTASPPTSGP
- a CDS encoding EAL domain-containing protein, which produces MSAIDSTSRMQDEPPRSRLRAETPPAQYWRRWAGDAAPEDADLPGAGEPVEMTPPPPAEPTPSPVPVPAPAASDASHPAPPVDPESPYRVLIVEDDRGQALFAQSVLHGAGMQAEVQMQSDGVLDAMRRFHPDLVLMDLHMPGKDGMSLTMLIRQQPEYLHLPIVFLTGDPDPERQFEVLESGADDFLNKPIRPRHLIAAVSNRILRSRQRQQALPRATLNTETGLPTRTFVLQHLTDSLQRNAGGGLFFVEVSSALSLRERYGYAVFEHLMNQAGRQLAAAASPHPVARLNDNSFLMLADTVDEGTLAALAQQLRDGLTAHDFQARANEPLKLRGSVGYTALSLGFADAGSALEATERAVLQARLKPESLAAYEPAQIDEDAPSISLEDGQFELAYQPIVAVAGSDQAQYQVLLRMRQADGSLISASQVIPAAESAGGIAQIDHWVLEHALYVLAERQAEGPSLRLFVSQSPRSLARESHAQWLLDALRARGIEGTSLVIDLRLADALIHTVTLRQFCQQLMPAGVQFCLSQFEPGTEADALLTQLPLGFVRVSSKYASAHADPVLRDQLRGVIDAAHRQGLQVIGQQIEDPQAAAAMWMGGVDFIQGNLVQAVGSELGFDFHNAVL